TTTCTGAACGCGTGCCCTGTGTAAGTGGATCCGTCATGATCAGATTTGATCCCTTTCCGTTCCCCTAGAGTGCGAGCGGCCATTTGAGATACTGCTGTGGTGTAGTGGCGTATCTTGAGATGCGCCTGCACTAAATTATTCACACGGTGTGTTTCCTTATTGTTTCACAAGTAAGCATTGTCATGTTCATAACAGGGTGTGTGTTTCAAAACGCCAGATTTCTCTGCATAATGTAAGATTAACGTAACGATACCGGCCTTACCCTTACTGGGTCATTGCTGTGAACAGCCTGACGACTCAGTGTGCCATAAATCTCAGTTTGCTTTATTGTGAACAGTGATCTAAACACACATAAAGGGGCAAACGATGCACCTCAGTTTACAGGGAGAATCCTTGAAAGGTTTCATGGGGCTCATTCCATTTTATGATGCTAAGCGGAGGGGGAGTGGTATGTTCTTTGCCCAGAATGGAGCACCACTTTGACTACAGCCTAATGCTATTCAAATGTGCAGACAACACCAAGACATACATGTTCACTGCAataagcttttgtgtgtgtgtgtgtgtgtgtgtgtgtgtgtgtgtatgttgtagaTCAGCGGATAACCTTGCCTAAATGCCCAAATGTGCCTTCACGCCAACCTCTGGCCTCCTACACTACGGGGTCAAGGACCCTCGGTCGTACTGAGGCTTGGAGACCACTACAGAAGGCTGTGATTGGCCCATGTGGCTGGGAGGAGTCAGGTGTGCCTAAGGGGAGTGGCTTCCATGCCAGACACGCAGAAGAAAGCCCGGTGCGCCCGCGGGTCGTCACGGTGGTCCGCCCGTGCGGCGAGCGTTGTCTCCGTAAGATCTCTTTGCTGCTGAACCGACGTGCCGTACAGACGTTCGAGCAGCTCCTTGCCGACGTCTCCGAGGCCCTCGGTTTTCCGCGCTGGAACAACGCCCGGGTGCGGCGCCTCTTCAGTCCCGCGGGCCGAGAGATTCGCAGCCTTTCGGACTTCTTCCGTTCGGACCACGCTTTCCTCGCCCTGGGTCCCGGCCGGCCAACGCTCAGCGACATCCAGGCGGCGGTGGAGGAGCTCTACCCTAACAGCCCGAGGCACTGCGACAACCTACTGCGGTTATGGGAACGTGTCTTGCGCCCGAAGGCTGCAAAAGCGGACAGCGGTTTCCACGACGACGACCCCCAAGTCGAGAAGCCCCCGGATGCCGGCTCTGACCCACCTGCCAGTAAACCGCATGCCAACAACCTGCAACCAATCAGAGGGCAAGGACGGCAGAGAGGCCGGGGGAAGGAGGAGGGTCCGAGGGGAGACGTGGAGCGACGccaaaaaaaagatgcatctCCGAGattggaggagaaagaggaggttaGAGAGGAGGTGTCCGTTTACTGCCGGAACTGCAAAGGGTGCAAACCTGTTCCCCCAATAGCAGAAAATAACCGGCACCAATGGGAAGAGCCAGATAAACGGAGTATAAAAGCTCCTTCTGTTAAGGAGAGCAggacactgacagaaaaaatgttaaataaacagCTGGAAATGGACCAGCATATAGTCAAGCATGACTTTGGGCTCTCTTCTCCTTTAACAGAGAGTAACAGATGTGTCACCTCAGAGAATCCCAAGCAAGGGGTATTTAGACAGGAAGTGACCAAACCGGAAGTgaccaaacacaaagacacgGTGCCTGAGCTCCTGCCTGATGGAGCAGAGGTGACACCAGATGACATCGCGCGTTGCTATGATATGGGTGGCGTGGTCGGCGATGGAAATTTCGCTGTGGTGCGTGAATGTCGCGTGCGCGGTTCAGCCGGGACCTTCGCCATGAAAGTGGTGGACAAGGCCAAGCTGCAGGGGCGAGCCCACATGATCCAGAACGAAATCGCTCTGCTCCGAAGCCTGGCCCACCCACGTCTCGTCCGCCTGCTTGCCTCTCATCACACGCACTCCCACGTTTACCTGCTGATGGAGCTGGTGGCTGGAGGTGACCTGTTTGATGCCATTGCCCAGAATGGCAGGTTCTGCGAGTCGACCGCGGGACGAATGATCAGAGACATCAGCCAAGCCCTGGAGTACATCCACAGCAAGAGCATCGCCCATCGAGACATCAAACCCGAAAACCTGCTGGTGAGAGACAGcccaaaaaaagcacacacacacacatgcacacacatacacacatacatacacagaccgacgcacacacacacacacacacgcatgcacacatacacacatacacacatacacacacacgcacacatacatacgcagatacatatgtacatacacagacacacacacatacacatgcacacacagatacagacacacacacaaacacatagatgCATTATGGAGAAGTAAATTAAATTTGAATGCCATTTTAATGTAACACACCTGATTTTAATCATCAAAACTATCTCCTCAGGACTTTGATTAGCTGtggctggcacacacacacacacacacactctccctggTATACTTCATCCTGGATCACTTTGACACTGACTTGTATCCACCAAATTCCAGTTTAACTGATCCCACACCAAGGCActgagacagtgttgtctttGCAGTGTGGTCTGTGTGGTTACAAACGTAAACCAATCAATTACAGATTTATACTGTTTCTCAGAAAGCGCATTAGACGTGGACTGTGTTTTATGGAAAGCTCATAGATTTAGTCAAGGGCTTATCTTGGTAGTGGagctgactctttttttttttctctcttattcccTTGAAGGTTCAGCGTCATGGTGACGGCAGTGTCAATCTAAAGCTGGCTGATTTTGGATTGGCCATGGTGGTGACGGAGCCAGTGTTCACGGTCTGTGGCACGCCCACGTATGTTGCTCCAGAGATACTGGCTGAGACAGGTGAGACCTCCTCTATGTGCGTGCgcatgtaaaatgtaaatctcacaaacactgtgtgaacagtgaatttgtctctgcatttaacccatccaacacaccagtagtgaacacgcACAgtagcagtgggcagcattccttgcgctcggggagcattagggttaagtgccttgctcaagggcacacagccgtggatgttgggcttGGGAATCAAACCAccaaccctccagtcacgagcccggttctctaacctttagaccacggctgccctaGGTCattgccctgtgtgtgtatgtgtgtgtttatatatatgtgcggtgtatgtgtgggtgtatgtgcatgtgtgtatatatgtctggtgtgtgtgtgtctgtgtatgtatgtatgtgcatgtgtgtgtgtgtgtgtgtgactatgtgtggtgtttatttgtttgtgtttgtatgtgcttgTGCACATGTTTTGGTATCTCATTTTGCCTAATACCTGCTGttaccttgtctgtgtgtgtgtgtgtgtgtgtgtaggttatgGGGTTGAGGTGGATGTTTGGGCAATGGGAGTCATCCTGTTCGTTCTCCTCTGTGGGTTTCCTCCATTCCGGAGTCCGGATCGGGACCAGGATGAGCTCTTTCGCCTGATCCGGTCTGGAGAGGTCCATTTCATTTCTCCGTACTGGGACCCTGTGTCGGAGGGTGAGACCCTAAACCTGGACTCCACAACTACTCAATTCATTATCCTCTGCTGCCTCAGCGTTAGTAAAGCCATCAATGCACACCTGATGCTGACtgtacctttgtgtgtgtgtgtgtgtgtgtgtgtttgtgtttgtgtgtgcgtgtgtgtgtttgtgtgtgtgtgtgtgtgtgtgtgtgtgtgtgtgtgcttgtgtttgtgtgtgcgtgtgtgtgtttgtgcatgtgtgtgtgtgtgtgtgtgtgtgtgtgtgtgtgtatgttgtaggtGCTAAAGCTCTGGTCAGGGCACTGTTGGAGGTGGATCCCAGAGTCCGGCTCACAGCCCATCAGGCTCTGCAACATAACTGGCTTCAACACACAGTAGCACTGgatgaccagcagggggagaTGCAGACCATCCAAGACCAGAGGGAAAAGCACAGACCAGTAAAACCAGTAGAGGCAGACTCAAACcaacaaagagcagagagaccAGTAGATAATCGTATAGACCAGAGCAGATCACAGGGTTTAGCAAAGACAAGTAAGATCAACACAGTTCAGCAACTAACACCAGGGCCTTTACAGTCCAGCACAGACCAGACGGCTGTGAAgacccaaaaaaacagtcatgataAGAACAGAGAAGAAGCCAGAAACAGAGACCAGCCAAGTACAGAAAGACTAGCTCAGACTAACACAGATCAGAGATGCCAGTACAGACCAGACAGACCagcacagaccagtacagaccaGCAGAAGCAAGGGGAACCAGCTGACATTAGTCCAGGGCAGACGAACAAGTATAGAccaacagagagcagaaacCACATCAGAGAGCAGCACGGTCCAGAGAGACCAGCaactgagacagagactgacacaaaccaaacaaatcagCAGAAAGCTGAAACACCAGGATACATCAGAGAGACCAGTATAGACCAGCAGATACACCAAAGAGAGCAGGACAGACCAGGATACGTCAGAGAGACCAGTATAGACCAGCAGATACACCAAAGAGACCAGGACAGACCAGGATACACTAGAGAGACCAGTACAGACCGACAGATACAGAAGAGACTGATACACACCAGTTCAAATGAGAGAGACCAGCAAAGACCAACACAGACCAGCAACCAAAACTCAGAGCAACACAGCCCATAGAGGCTGGCATCTGAAACAGAGGCCGACACAAACCGAACAAATCAGCAGAAAACTGAAACGGCGGTTCAATCCAGCGCACTGTAGGACCACATAGGACCTGACAGACCAGTGCAAACCAGTAGAGATctgagagaaagtcagaggTGGGGGATGGGCAGTGGGATTTAGGTTGGGATTTTgggttgggtgggtgggggtggggataTCACTATGTGTCTGTAGTGTTAGAATATGTTTGTTGCTAAGTTACAGGCATCATAGTGACAGACTCTTACATCTGGTTAGGTTTGAGTGTGGCTGATTACAGAGTAAACATAGTCGTGAATGTCTTTCTAATGTGGAGCTGTGTTAGTGAATGAGACCCTGTGTAACATGAGTGCCAATGACAGTGGTTCTGGGAAAGCAGCCATTTTGAGTGCTTTGTATCTGCTTTATCAGCCTGCTAGAGATTCTTAAACAGTGTTAATGTATTCAAAttctgtctgcatctctcttTTTGAATCCACTGTGAAATTGCACTTGTATGTGAATTCTTCTGTTATTATATATCCTCATTTGTAGTTTTGTACAAATAAAATCACCttttaaagacagagcagtgtgttaTGTGGAAGACTGCAGTAACATTTGATTAAATGGGTGTGGTGCACTGTGATCTTAAATTATAACTCCTGTAGTTTTTTGTTATATAGTTAAAGCATACATAGCATAAggacaaaacataaacacacacacacataaagtcaCATTCTTTCACTGACAATATCTCCCCCTCTATTCTTCTTTTCAGAGATAAATAGCACCCAAATGACCATACCTTGGGGCTCTACGCCCCCCCCTCCAAGCCTGATCAGCAGGCTAAACTGACAGCTGTCATGCCCAAACTAGTCCTGCCTGTTACATAAAGAGATGTGATTGGATGAGATGTTACATAAAGAGATGTGATTGGATGAGACTAGGTCTTGTCCCTGTACTTGGGGCCCCTTCAGAAGGTCTTGCATCATGCCCTGTCTTTAATGTACAGAGTGACGGTGAGGTCACTAACACTGAATTACATGTAGTTGTAAACAATCACAGCGATAGAACTCAACTATCACAGCAaagaacactctctctttttctttcctcactAGTCGTACAACATGAGGTATCATGTTATATATTGCTTATGtagatgcacacagacacataaaagcacacacagagtattTAGTCACAAAGCACATTTAAAAGACAGAGCAGTCCATTGAATTAATGCCAAAATGAAtctaatttgtttatttaattggaGAAAAGTCGTGTTCAATCTGTGAGTGTCTATATAAAAGTTGGCTCATGTGAGGACAggcaagtttttttgttgttgctgtttttttgggttttttttgggatgATCCACAGTAATTCTCTCCGTGCTGAGACAGTACTAGGCAGATGTACGTCCTCGTCCATAGTTGGTTATTCTGTGACCGTGTGACGGACAGGTGACGCCCAGAGGTGACGTCGCTGTTTTGTCGCATATCGGGTTTTGATCACCTTTCAGGGTCTGCCACACTGACCCGCAGGAATCTAATGCGCTTGCGCGACGCATAACTCTTTAAATACCCCGAGTCATCTGATCGTACAAAACAGTACATGCAGCCAATCGGGGAGCGTGAGAAAGACTGGCAGCATCGCCATTACAACTACTGGCAAAATATTCGCTCTCCAACCAACATCGAGATCTAGGATTTGCTAAGGACGGGCGCTGTTCTGAGTAATAACAATAGGAAGTGGCAGAAGTGCGAAGGACTTGAGAGCAGGGGGGGCAAAGGAGGAGACagcgaagaaaaaaaacaaagatggcAGAGCAGACCAAGGGGCGAGTTCACCAAGAGATTCTGTGAATAACATTCAGCTAAAAGGCTTTCTGACGGATCCGTTGCGTGTCGGAGCGGTTCGGTCAGGTTCGGGAGGAGGACCTGGAGGCAGACTGCCCACCCGGCTCGAGAGTGAGACGCTGCGAGCGTGCTGTCACAGCAGATAACGGCGTCGACAGCTCGCGAGCTCCAACAACAGACGGTTGGTTGTTTTGTTGAAACAGGAGAGAGGGTTTGAGTGTTATGAAAAGCGTACCTCTGACCATAGCCAACCAACACAATAAACTTTTACAGACACTCCTTTAAACTGTAAAGAAATATCATGTCAATACAGATCATATATTGTTACATCCCAACGGCTGTgtagtgttttagtgtttctttttttttctttacttaatCGAAACCTATTATTACGACATAGTTTACTCACAGTTAGTTAGCATATTCGTTGCTTGGTTAATTCCTTTATTGTCCGGCAGTAGCGTTGCAAGCTCGAGCGGTTCTGACAGCTAGTATATCTTGCGCGTGTGCTCCGAACATTCTCGAGACACACGCTCGTTTAAGTGAACAGTAACACGGATGTCCTCAATGGAGGAACGGGGAGAGATGGGGGTCGCGGCCGCTCCGAGTTCCTCCTCGGCTAGTCTAGGTGTCGGGCCTGTTGGGGGCGCCATGGAAGCCGGTCAGGCGAGTGCGGGGCTGGCTGGTATCCAGGAGGAGACCGTTGCGCGGAGGGATGTTACCGGTACCGAAGCCGATCCCGACGCACCGCCCAAGAAACGAGTGAGACTGCAGGAAGGTGAGGCGGGGAAGCTAGAGGAACGGCTGTACTCTGTGCTCTGCTGCACAGTTTGTTTGGACCTGCCAAAAGCCTCCGTGTATCAGGTAAACGACTACATAGTAGCTAAAGAGTTATATACAACATTCTAACAGTTCAAAGTCACCGCTTGTCAGATCAACCCGAACACGTCCCAGAAATCTATAAgcataacaaaacacagcaacgttttatttacagttatacTATATTCAAACTGTAAACCTCGTCCCTGCATAAACAGTAGTAAGCAACAACAAGGCCCTGTGAATAGACCTTTAGGCCCCAGGTTTCAGGACTCACACTCAACCACTGATAGTGTTTGGTGCTCAGGCCAGACCTGAGATGACTTCATACAGTGTCTTCACAAAGAGCATTTTGTTCACGTTTTTAAGATCATTCCACAGATCATTCATGGACATGTAGAGTATTTtaggcccccccccctccccccctctgtGACACACTTCTCTCAGCAGCTGTTTGACCCTGAGGGACAAACATGTCAGTCTGAGGTGATCACATGACTTGTTTAAGCCAATCATATAAGACATCCTTTATGAGTGCCCCCACCCTTAAAATCCTCTTCCTGTAATCCTGAGGAAAGGCTTTGCCTCCTGCCAGCTGGCCTCACACAGCTCACCCTCACATTGCACAGTGATATTTTACCTACACTCAGCAAACACTCAGACAAGAACAATCTGTTCACTTAGAccttgttcagtgtgtgtgtgtgtgtgtgtgtgtatatatacatatatacatatattaaattCCCCATTTTCTCTGTCCAGTCCTGTTAGTCTGTACTCCACCTCAAATGGACAACTACTTATTCTAATATCTTTTAACTTAAGTTTGtcatttatcacacacacacacactctggtcatTCCATTTCAGTGCTTCACAGCCACTTAAATGGTGGGATGGGGTTTAAAATAAGAAGAgattgtgaggtgtgtgtgtgtgtgtgtgtgagggagagagtgagtgcaaGTGTGCATGCACAACTGTGTTCATGCCAATGGGGTAACCACCTATCATAGACACCCACAGATACAACACCATCTGAGTTTAAGGGTCGTTTCACAAGAGCTGAACTATGaacccccccaacacccccactGAAAACATGCCCCAATAAAATCAGTCCACCACAGAATCACTCCCCCTGTTGatacagccaatcaaaagtgtcAGTCACCAGTGGAATCAATCATTATACTAGTAACAACCATATCATAAAACAACCATGAACTGAACAGTGAGTGAAACTGGTAATCAGTCAAACCTAGTTGAACAATCTCATTTTCACGGATACCATTTCTCGTCTTTGATTGGCTAATTACCAATGAATTACCAGTGTTATCTCAAGAAATTGTCAAACTTACTTTGAGGGAGAAGGaacacactgacaccacatccTGTCCTAAAATACCACCAACCACACCAGCTGCACAGAAGCATCCGGTTTCATCATAGAACAACTTGCACAccaaatcaacaacaacaacaacaacaacaagaagttTAGCCTTGCAGACTGCATATCCATGATCACTCTCTGCTAAGAGAGtgtaagtctgtctgtctgtgtgtatgtgtgtgtgtgtgtttttttgtcaaCAGTGCACTAACGGACACCTGATGTGTGCGGGCTGTTTTATCCACTTGCTGGCGGACGCTCGTCTGAAGGAGGAGCAGGCCACGTGTCCCAACTGTCGCTGCGAGATCAGTAAGAGTCTGTGCTGTAGGAACCTGGCCGTGGAGAAGGCCGTGAGCGAGCTCCCCTCCGACTGCAGCTACTGCCTCCAGCAGTTCCCCCGCTCCAGCCTGGACCGACACCAAACAGAGGAATGCCAGGACAGGTAAAGccccgttaaaaaaaaaaaaaaacccaaaacaacgcGAAACACCCGGCCTGCGTTAACGCTGCGTCTCTcggcacctgtgtgtgtgtgtttcacccCAAATAGAGGTCCAGTAAGAATGCACTTTTGGGCCACCGATGACCGAGTTAGACTAGACGTCGCGAAACATCTCGTACTGCCCAAAGTTGTTCTGCCGGGACTCAAGTCAGACTAGAAAAGCAGACACGCTGTGGAATTTCTCTACCCTCTCTACTGACCTGCcccgttccctctctctctctctctctctctctctctctctctctctctccaaatggTCGAGCAGTGGTATGTGGATTAAACTtgtttgtgattggttgttttGGGCAGAGTGACACAGTGCAAGTACAAACGGATCGGCTGCCCGTGGCAGGGGCCGTTCCACGAACTGAGCGCCCACGAGACGGAGTGCAGTCACCCGTCTAAGACTGGCATGGAGCTGATGGGTATACTGGATGAGATGGATCAGAGTCACCGCAGAGAGCTGCAGCTCTATAACAGCATATTCAGCCTGCTCTCCTTCGAGAAGATTGGCTTCACAGGTacaccacacacgcacgtgcgcgcgcacacacacccacacacacacacacacacacacacacacacatacacacacacacagcgctgtgAAGTCGGTACACCAAGCCTTCAGCTCTGACTCCGACCACAGTAACCCAATAATTGCTTCCGATTCCaactccactcacacacacacacacacacacacacacatacagacgcatgcacacacacacgcacgcacacacacacacacacacgcacacatgcatacactctttctcacacacacacacacacacgtacacatgcacgcactctctctcacacacacacacacacacacgtacacacacacgtacacacacacattcacacacactcactcactcacacacacgcgcacacacacacgtacacatgcatgcactctctctctctctctctctcacacacacacacagatacacacaaacacatgtggcgtatgcacacacacactctcacacacacacacacatatcacagatCGCcatgctccacacacacagacttgaaTAAGGAATTCACTCATGAATTAATGTGCAGCTAGTATTAGGGGGCAACATTGCTtataaacacaccacacacacacactcacatacacagaaacacatgtacatatgcacacacacagactcacacacatacaaacacgtgtatgtatgcacatacacacgtgtcTATGCACATgtgcgcatacacactcacatactcgaacacacatatgcatacacacatcacacacacacacactcacatacacacaaacacatgtacatatgcatacacacatctacatacacacacacacacacatcacagaccacCTCACAGCCCACcatgctccacacacacagacttgaaTGAGGAATTCACTCATGAATTAACGTGCAGCTAGTATTAAGGGGCAAAGTTGTTTAGAGCTGTGTTTAATGCCTTTACAGAATTTCAGTGTCCAGTGTTCTCAGCGGTTCTCTCATTAACGTGTAAACACCCGCTCCGCAGAGGTTCAGTTCCGGCCGTACCGCACGGACGACTTCATCACGCGGCTGTACTACGAGACGCCGCGTTTCACCGTGCTCAACCAGACCTGGGTCCTGAAGGCCCGCGTCAACGACTCCGAGAGAAACCCCAACCTGTCCTGCAAGCGCACCCTCTCCTTCCAGCTCATCCTGAAGAGCAAAGTGAACTCAGCTCTGGAATGTTCCTTCCTCCTGCTGAAGGGGCCGTACGATGACGTGAAGATCAAGCCGGTCATCCAACATCACGTCTTCTCCAACGACGCCAACGAGACGGAGTACGTGGCCCTGCCCATCAGTGACAGTGTGGAGTGTAACAAGCTACTGGCCGCCAAAAACATCAACCTCCGCCTTTTCATCTTCCAGATCcagaaatagagagggagagggagagagagagagagataaggggagaaggagagaaggagagatagccGGGGAGGAGCCaagagaggggaaagggagTGATTAAAATGTTGTTTAACATGAAACCAGAAGAGGGGAGCATTACTGAACCACAGATACCTCTTAGGGAGAGCaagaatgagagggagggagagagagagagagagagagagagggagggagaagagagagagagggagagaaagaaaaagaaagaaagtgtgtgtgtgtgtgtgtgtgtgtgtgtgtgtgtgtgtgagagagagaaagtgaaagactggcctgtgtgtgtgtgtgtgtgtgtgtctgtgtgtgtgtgtatgtctctgtgtctgtgtctgtgtgtgtgtgcctctgtgtgtgtgtctctgtgtgtgtgtgtgtgcctgtgtgtgtgtgtgtgcctgtgtgtgcttgttcGAGCGTAAGAATGCTTTCCGACCCTCCCTGTTCCAGAATCAGTCTATTCAATGACCTTCCACCTTTCACACTGAGAGGGGACTCTGCCTTCACAGAAGGACAGTCCTGATCCACCTCCTTCACTGGTGTTCatacttgtgagtgtgtgtatgtgtgtgtgtgtgtgtgtgtatgtatacatgcatgcatgtgcacacagtCAATCAAGACTTTCCTGGACAGGGCTGCATATATGGCTTTaatctgaagtgtgtgtgtgtgtgtgtgtgtgtgtgtgtgtgtatgagagagagagagagagagagcttgtaaTGGGCCAGCCTTGTTTTAGAGTTCTAAGATTCTGTTGTCACGAGTCAGAGCAAGGTTCTACACAACAGTACACTCTGAATGCATgtttctgtcagtcagacagagactATGTATGTCCCTATAGTCAATGCtcagacacaggacacacacacacacacatacacatacacatacacatacacacaacagaaTGGTGGCTGTACCTGCTtatgtgttttcagaaaagGCAGCCATTTTAATTTTCTGCGACAAACAGTGTACCTGGACAAAATGGCTGCTGACCTCTGACTCTGGATGTTATTTTGCATGTATTtagttttttagtttgttttttctttccccccccttAGCGCTCTCAGTGGTCTGCACGCTGTTAGCGGAATAGAATCATAGACCTGTAACTTAACTTTAGTTTGATCTTTTTAACACGTTTATTTAAAAGCCTGTGAActtcaccttttttttaaaaatctttttggGTTGAGTTTGTCAGtcgtgaataagtgagtgaatgaatgagtttgtgtgtgtgtgtgtgtgtgtgtgtgtgtgtgtgtgtctggaagaGCCTGGAGGGAATATCTAAAGCCTGCTGTGGCCCACcatccctcaaacacacacac
This sequence is a window from Chanos chanos chromosome 12, fChaCha1.1, whole genome shotgun sequence. Protein-coding genes within it:
- the zftraf1 gene encoding zinc finger TRAF-type-containing protein 1, which translates into the protein MSSMEERGEMGVAAAPSSSSASLGVGPVGGAMEAGQASAGLAGIQEETVARRDVTGTEADPDAPPKKRVRLQEGEAGKLEERLYSVLCCTVCLDLPKASVYQCTNGHLMCAGCFIHLLADARLKEEQATCPNCRCEISKSLCCRNLAVEKAVSELPSDCSYCLQQFPRSSLDRHQTEECQDRVTQCKYKRIGCPWQGPFHELSAHETECSHPSKTGMELMGILDEMDQSHRRELQLYNSIFSLLSFEKIGFTEVQFRPYRTDDFITRLYYETPRFTVLNQTWVLKARVNDSERNPNLSCKRTLSFQLILKSKVNSALECSFLLLKGPYDDVKIKPVIQHHVFSNDANETEYVALPISDSVECNKLLAAKNINLRLFIFQIQK
- the dclk3 gene encoding caM kinase-like vesicle-associated protein, with amino-acid sequence MTPAWNQRLVHEPARPKWRLADQRITLPKCPNVPSRQPLASYTTGSRTLGRTEAWRPLQKAVIGPCGWEESGVPKGSGFHARHAEESPVRPRVVTVVRPCGERCLRKISLLLNRRAVQTFEQLLADVSEALGFPRWNNARVRRLFSPAGREIRSLSDFFRSDHAFLALGPGRPTLSDIQAAVEELYPNSPRHCDNLLRLWERVLRPKAAKADSGFHDDDPQVEKPPDAGSDPPASKPHANNLQPIRGQGRQRGRGKEEGPRGDVERRQKKDASPRLEEKEEVREEVSVYCRNCKGCKPVPPIAENNRHQWEEPDKRSIKAPSVKESRTLTEKMLNKQLEMDQHIVKHDFGLSSPLTESNRCVTSENPKQGVFRQEVTKPEVTKHKDTVPELLPDGAEVTPDDIARCYDMGGVVGDGNFAVVRECRVRGSAGTFAMKVVDKAKLQGRAHMIQNEIALLRSLAHPRLVRLLASHHTHSHVYLLMELVAGGDLFDAIAQNGRFCESTAGRMIRDISQALEYIHSKSIAHRDIKPENLLVQRHGDGSVNLKLADFGLAMVVTEPVFTVCGTPTYVAPEILAETGYGVEVDVWAMGVILFVLLCGFPPFRSPDRDQDELFRLIRSGEVHFISPYWDPVSEGAKALVRALLEVDPRVRLTAHQALQHNWLQHTVALDDQQGEMQTIQDQREKHRPVKPVEADSNQQRAERPVDNRIDQSRSQGLAKTSKINTVQQLTPGPLQSSTDQTAVKTQKNSHDKNREEARNRDQPSTERLAQTNTDQRCQYRPDRPAQTSTDQQKQGEPADISPGQTNKYRPTESRNHIREQHGPERPATETETDTNQTNQQKAETPGYIRETSIDQQIHQREQDRPGYVRETSIDQQIHQRDQDRPGYTRETSTDRQIQKRLIHTSSNERDQQRPTQTSNQNSEQHSP